A single genomic interval of Acidovorax sp. 1608163 harbors:
- a CDS encoding sensor domain-containing diguanylate cyclase codes for MSHNVDLLQVLPGAVIITQEGKICFANAAAVALLQAGSAADLVGRQSGEFVHPMDQVRSTNRIQQVAEPDQEGRPNKSSEFRIRTAKGQLRMVLISSVAIEWQGAPAVLMCGLDMTHQSEIQAQLRESEQNFRRLFENMQDVYYRTDSQGVVLHVGPGVRRVLGYEPHEIEGRTAESYYPQSSDRDAFKAAIMEKGEVSDFPGQMVRRDGSVIDISISSHLLYDHAGQFAGVEGIYRDVTQRKNLERELHRLATTDMLTGMANRRAFLETATAIYERARTHGEPLTLLMLDLDHFKAINDRLGHLEGDRALVEFAHAVRVHLRASDIVGRLGGEEFGVLLPLTSATEAEEVATRILQGVADLQLQDETGHPYHITASLGMGAIRATDRSLRDMLDRADQALYLAKNRGRNQIASAEHEVG; via the coding sequence ATGTCGCACAACGTCGATCTGTTGCAGGTGCTGCCCGGGGCCGTGATCATCACGCAGGAGGGCAAGATCTGCTTTGCCAATGCCGCCGCTGTGGCGTTGCTACAGGCGGGCAGCGCAGCAGATCTTGTGGGCCGCCAGTCCGGCGAATTTGTGCACCCCATGGACCAAGTGCGCTCCACCAACCGCATCCAGCAAGTGGCCGAGCCCGACCAGGAGGGCCGCCCCAACAAATCCTCCGAATTCCGCATCCGCACTGCCAAAGGCCAGCTGCGGATGGTGCTGATCTCCAGCGTGGCCATTGAATGGCAAGGAGCCCCCGCCGTGTTGATGTGCGGACTGGACATGACCCACCAAAGCGAGATCCAGGCGCAACTGCGCGAGAGCGAGCAAAACTTCCGTCGCCTGTTTGAGAACATGCAGGACGTCTACTACCGCACCGACAGCCAGGGTGTGGTGCTGCATGTAGGCCCGGGGGTGCGGCGGGTGCTGGGCTACGAGCCCCACGAGATCGAGGGACGCACGGCAGAGTCGTACTACCCCCAAAGCTCCGACCGAGACGCCTTCAAGGCCGCCATCATGGAAAAAGGCGAAGTCTCAGACTTCCCCGGGCAGATGGTGCGGCGTGATGGCTCCGTCATTGACATCTCCATCAGCAGCCATCTGCTGTACGACCATGCTGGCCAATTTGCGGGGGTGGAGGGCATCTACCGCGACGTCACCCAGCGCAAAAACCTGGAGCGCGAACTGCACCGCCTGGCCACCACCGACATGCTGACCGGCATGGCCAACCGGCGGGCCTTTTTGGAGACCGCCACGGCCATCTACGAGCGCGCCCGCACGCATGGCGAGCCGCTCACCCTGCTGATGCTGGACCTGGACCACTTCAAGGCCATCAACGACCGCCTGGGCCACCTGGAAGGCGACAGGGCCTTGGTGGAGTTCGCCCACGCCGTCAGGGTACACCTGCGCGCCTCTGACATCGTGGGGCGCCTGGGCGGTGAAGAGTTTGGTGTGCTGTTGCCGCTGACCTCCGCGACCGAGGCCGAGGAAGTTGCCACTCGCATTCTGCAAGGGGTGGCAGACTTGCAGCTGCAAGATGAAACCGGCCACCCGTACCACATCACCGCCAGCCTGGGGATGGGCGCCATCCGCGCCACAGACCGCAGCCTGCGCGACATGCTGGACCGCGCCGACCAGGCGCTGTACCTGGCCAAGAACCGGGGACGCAACCAGATTGCGTCGGCAGAGCACGAAGTGGGCTAA
- a CDS encoding DUF6172 family protein, whose protein sequence is MRKTFQLHVEGKNRDRVLDAVKHEIRKYIKRERRRDVPEGAHFWDFDCRFGLSKDAAEAVHLSALTERINAVAAEGGAQFYVEILAKPGVRKPRAPGETGDAEPDDFDAE, encoded by the coding sequence ATGAGAAAAACTTTCCAACTCCACGTTGAAGGCAAGAACCGCGACCGCGTTCTGGACGCCGTCAAGCATGAAATCCGCAAATACATCAAGCGTGAGCGCCGCCGTGATGTGCCCGAGGGCGCCCATTTTTGGGACTTTGATTGCCGCTTTGGGCTGAGCAAGGACGCTGCTGAAGCAGTGCACCTGTCGGCGCTGACGGAGCGCATCAACGCCGTGGCAGCAGAGGGTGGGGCGCAGTTTTACGTGGAAATCCTGGCCAAGCCCGGGGTGCGCAAACCGCGTGCGCCTGGCGAAACGGGCGACGCCGAGCCAGACGACTTCGACGCTGAGTAA
- a CDS encoding DEAD/DEAH box helicase: MPFASLGLSPALVDAAAASGFTAPTPVQAAAIPVVLKRQDLLACAQTGSGKTAAFALPLLQMLQTEAQQRNTQVLVLVPTRELASQVGEVITLLAQRLAHPIKVAVVYGGVSINPQMMRLRGGADVVVATPGRLLDLVQHNALRLGQVQHLVLDEADRLLDLGFADELQAVLNLLPERRQNLFFSATFAPPVQALAHSLLREPVRVDIAPTDQTQPDIAQRAIAVDAPRRTQLLKHLVEQHQWSRVLVFVATQYAAEHIAEKLYKAGIYASPFHGGLSQGARTQVLQEFKDERWQVVVTTDLAARGIDIALLPAVVNYDLPRSTDDYTHRIGRTGRAGESGVAVSFVTAESEAHFRLIEKRQNLSLPRETVAGFEPTEPPVQDKGEGNGGIKGKRPSKKDKLRAAAALAAGTTGTAGIPKD, translated from the coding sequence ATGCCTTTTGCTTCTCTCGGTCTCTCCCCTGCCCTCGTCGACGCGGCAGCAGCCAGCGGCTTCACGGCCCCCACGCCGGTACAGGCAGCGGCCATTCCCGTCGTTTTGAAGAGGCAAGACCTGCTGGCATGCGCCCAGACAGGTTCTGGCAAGACCGCCGCTTTTGCACTGCCCCTGCTGCAGATGCTGCAAACCGAAGCGCAGCAGCGCAACACCCAGGTGCTGGTACTGGTGCCTACGCGCGAGCTGGCCTCGCAGGTCGGTGAAGTGATCACCCTGCTGGCGCAACGCCTGGCCCATCCCATCAAGGTGGCCGTGGTGTACGGCGGCGTTTCCATCAACCCGCAGATGATGCGCCTGCGCGGCGGGGCTGATGTGGTGGTGGCCACGCCGGGGCGCCTGCTGGACCTGGTGCAGCACAACGCCCTGCGGCTGGGCCAGGTGCAGCACCTGGTGCTGGACGAAGCAGACCGCCTGCTGGACCTGGGATTTGCCGATGAGTTACAAGCGGTGCTGAACTTGCTGCCCGAGCGCAGGCAAAACCTGTTCTTCTCAGCCACCTTCGCCCCGCCGGTGCAGGCACTGGCCCACAGCCTGCTGCGCGAGCCCGTGCGCGTGGACATTGCCCCCACCGATCAAACACAGCCAGACATCGCCCAGCGTGCGATTGCCGTGGATGCGCCCCGGCGCACCCAGTTGCTCAAGCACCTGGTCGAACAACACCAATGGTCGCGCGTGTTGGTGTTTGTGGCCACCCAATATGCGGCAGAGCACATTGCCGAAAAGCTCTACAAAGCGGGCATCTACGCATCACCGTTCCATGGCGGATTGAGCCAAGGCGCGCGCACCCAAGTGCTGCAGGAATTCAAGGATGAACGCTGGCAGGTGGTGGTCACCACCGACCTCGCCGCCCGGGGCATTGACATTGCGCTGCTGCCTGCCGTGGTGAACTACGACCTGCCCCGCTCCACCGACGATTACACCCACCGCATTGGCCGCACCGGTCGCGCGGGCGAAAGCGGTGTGGCCGTGAGCTTTGTCACCGCAGAGTCAGAGGCCCATTTCCGGTTGATTGAAAAGCGGCAAAACCTGAGCCTGCCGCGCGAAACGGTGGCGGGCTTCGAGCCGACCGAGCCACCCGTGCAAGACAAGGGTGAGGGCAACGGCGGCATCAAGGGCAAACGGCCCAGCAAAAAAGACAAACTGCGCGCCGCTGCCGCCCTGGCAGCAGGCACAACGGGTACGGCAGGTATACCAAAAGACTGA
- a CDS encoding DUF2721 domain-containing protein: MSFAIEPGTITHGIQLAVAPVFLLTAVAGMIGAVAGRLARIIDRARVVEDRARNSSDTEHHDRAMLELGYLRTRGRLANACIGLLTLCGFLIGVTIVLLFLGETMDFRGHSWAVASFLSGVISFLMALVLFFTETVMATRLLNFQLLSAQGK, translated from the coding sequence ATGAGCTTCGCCATAGAACCCGGAACCATTACCCACGGCATCCAGCTGGCCGTAGCCCCGGTGTTTTTGCTGACCGCCGTGGCCGGCATGATTGGCGCCGTGGCGGGGCGCCTGGCGCGCATCATTGACCGGGCCCGGGTGGTCGAGGACCGCGCGCGCAACTCCAGCGACACCGAGCACCACGACCGTGCCATGCTGGAGCTGGGCTACCTGCGCACCCGGGGGCGCCTGGCCAATGCCTGCATTGGGCTGCTGACGCTGTGTGGCTTCCTGATCGGGGTCACCATCGTCCTGCTGTTTTTGGGGGAAACCATGGATTTCCGGGGGCACAGCTGGGCTGTGGCGAGCTTCTTGAGCGGGGTGATTTCATTTTTGATGGCGCTGGTGTTGTTTTTCACCGAGACAGTGATGGCCACGCGCCTGCTGAACTTTCAGCTGCTGAGTGCGCAGGGGAAGTGA
- a CDS encoding translation initiation factor Sui1, with the protein MASLRDLKSLGGLVYSTDHGRMCPDCSQPQAQCVCKQNKPLPTGDGIVRVSRETKGRGGKAVTLVKGVLLDATALEQLGKQLKTACGTGGTVKDGVIEVQGDHIDRVMAALQKLGHKVKRAGG; encoded by the coding sequence ATGGCCTCGTTGCGTGATCTCAAAAGCCTGGGCGGCCTGGTCTATTCCACCGACCACGGCCGCATGTGCCCGGACTGCAGCCAGCCCCAGGCACAGTGTGTGTGCAAGCAAAACAAGCCCTTGCCCACGGGGGATGGCATCGTGCGGGTATCGCGAGAAACCAAAGGCCGGGGAGGCAAGGCCGTCACCCTGGTCAAAGGCGTGTTGCTGGATGCCACGGCGTTGGAGCAGTTGGGCAAACAGCTCAAAACCGCGTGTGGCACGGGCGGTACCGTCAAGGACGGGGTGATTGAGGTACAGGGCGACCACATTGACCGCGTGATGGCTGCGCTGCAAAAGCTGGGCCACAAGGTCAAGCGCGCGGGGGGCTGA
- a CDS encoding DUF3820 family protein produces the protein MDPATLQRLVTVQMPYGKHKGCVIADLPGNYLNWFAREGFPHNDLGRLLALMHEIDHNGLTDLLAPLR, from the coding sequence ATGGACCCCGCCACACTCCAGCGGCTGGTGACTGTGCAAATGCCGTATGGCAAGCACAAGGGTTGTGTGATTGCCGATTTGCCTGGCAATTACCTGAACTGGTTTGCGCGGGAAGGCTTCCCCCACAACGACCTGGGGCGTTTGTTGGCCCTGATGCACGAAATCGACCACAACGGGCTGACTGACCTGCTGGCGCCATTGCGTTAG
- a CDS encoding LiaI-LiaF-like domain-containing protein, producing the protein MKGNIAAIVLVVLGVFFLLTNLGLISISLRELLRVWWPVALIAVGLALFFTPGGKGR; encoded by the coding sequence ATGAAAGGCAATATCGCAGCGATTGTGCTGGTCGTTTTGGGCGTGTTTTTCTTGCTGACCAACCTGGGGCTGATCAGCATCAGCCTGCGTGAGTTGTTGCGCGTGTGGTGGCCGGTGGCGCTCATTGCGGTGGGCTTGGCGCTGTTCTTTACCCCTGGCGGCAAAGGCCGATAA
- a CDS encoding group III truncated hemoglobin: MPVTTAHRTPDKESITELVHAFYADVRKDDLLGPVFDKALHGQWDAHLHRLVDFWSTVLLGTRSFKGNVLDKHLSLQDVTPAHFAAWVHLWNGHTARLFAPEVAHGLQAAAHGVARNLFRGYFGSLPAFAASEPQEPHAHG, encoded by the coding sequence ATGCCAGTCACTACCGCACACCGCACCCCCGACAAGGAAAGCATCACCGAGCTGGTGCATGCGTTTTATGCGGATGTGCGCAAGGACGACTTGCTGGGCCCGGTGTTTGACAAGGCGCTGCATGGGCAGTGGGATGCCCACTTGCACCGTTTGGTCGATTTTTGGAGCACCGTGCTGTTGGGCACCCGCAGCTTCAAAGGCAATGTGCTGGACAAGCACCTGTCGCTGCAGGACGTGACCCCCGCCCATTTTGCAGCGTGGGTGCACCTTTGGAACGGGCACACCGCGCGCTTGTTTGCCCCCGAGGTGGCCCACGGCTTGCAAGCGGCAGCCCATGGCGTGGCCCGCAATTTGTTCAGAGGGTATTTTGGGAGCCTGCCTGCATTTGCAGCGTCAGAGCCACAGGAGCCCCACGCGCACGGCTAA
- the ytfE gene encoding iron-sulfur cluster repair protein YtfE: MNARLQETQPALSAEQAIGQIAVQLPGSTAIFRRLKLDFCCGGQVSLREAATQKSLDVDAVLAELSQLQRSSSLPGVTSPTELIDHILERYHEVHRVQLPELIRMARRVEAVHRDHPLVPAGLADTLEAMHEELLSHMQKEEVVLFPMLKAGGNPFVGQPIGMMRAEHVDHGASLDKLNALTNDATPPQGACNTWRALYAGIAQLGEDLINHIHLENNVLFPQFEAAATTQGCGTSACSCN; this comes from the coding sequence ATGAATGCTCGACTTCAAGAAACCCAACCTGCCCTGAGCGCAGAGCAAGCCATTGGCCAGATCGCCGTGCAACTGCCGGGATCGACCGCGATTTTTCGCCGCTTGAAGTTGGACTTTTGCTGCGGCGGCCAGGTCAGCCTGCGCGAAGCGGCCACCCAAAAATCGCTGGATGTGGATGCCGTGCTGGCAGAGTTGTCGCAACTGCAGCGCAGCAGCAGCCTGCCTGGGGTGACATCGCCCACAGAGCTGATCGACCACATTCTGGAGCGCTACCACGAAGTGCACCGCGTGCAACTGCCCGAGCTGATTCGCATGGCACGCCGCGTGGAAGCCGTGCACCGCGACCACCCGCTGGTGCCTGCAGGCCTGGCCGACACCCTGGAGGCCATGCACGAAGAACTGCTCTCGCACATGCAAAAGGAAGAGGTCGTGTTGTTCCCCATGCTCAAGGCGGGCGGCAATCCGTTTGTGGGCCAGCCCATTGGCATGATGCGCGCCGAGCATGTAGACCACGGGGCATCGCTGGACAAGCTCAATGCCCTGACCAACGACGCCACCCCACCCCAAGGCGCCTGCAACACCTGGCGCGCCCTGTATGCGGGCATTGCCCAGTTGGGAGAAGACCTGATCAACCACATTCACCTGGAGAACAACGTTTTGTTCCCACAGTTTGAAGCAGCGGCCACAACGCAAGGTTGCGGTACATCAGCTTGTAGCTGCAACTGA
- a CDS encoding Rrf2 family transcriptional regulator: protein MRLTQWTDYTLRVLMYCAATQGREQPVTITEVAEGYGISRSHLMKIVQELAAQGLLETTRGRGGGMRLMKAPAEINLGAVVRQTETDFHLVECFDPNVNQCRLSGNCRLKGVLGGAINAYLAVLDGVTLADLVDAPNPKMLAQPLIRRSMRDAKPVMGLPIKG, encoded by the coding sequence ATGCGCCTTACCCAATGGACGGACTACACCCTGCGTGTGCTGATGTACTGCGCGGCCACCCAGGGCCGCGAGCAGCCCGTGACCATCACCGAGGTGGCCGAGGGCTACGGCATATCGCGCAGCCATTTGATGAAGATCGTGCAAGAGCTGGCAGCACAAGGCCTGCTGGAGACCACGCGCGGGCGTGGGGGCGGCATGCGCCTGATGAAAGCCCCTGCCGAGATCAACCTGGGCGCCGTCGTGCGCCAGACGGAGACGGACTTTCACCTTGTGGAGTGTTTTGACCCCAATGTGAACCAGTGCCGGCTGAGCGGTAACTGCAGACTCAAAGGGGTGTTGGGCGGTGCCATCAATGCTTATCTGGCGGTGCTCGATGGCGTCACGCTGGCCGACTTGGTGGATGCACCCAACCCGAAGATGCTGGCGCAGCCCTTGATTCGGCGCAGCATGCGGGATGCGAAACCGGTGATGGGTCTGCCGATCAAGGGCTGA
- a CDS encoding YiiG family protein produces the protein MTSFACATRALLAAPLLLALLACNSKSEDTAKAPVAPSIAVNEAPASGKPAAATPPAKAPVEEPSAAAKLQDYIGCYNRLDGRAHKSIERYATWVKNMKTGPTGRESVVYGLYETDPESTAKCKTSFATSAAQKPAMPALDAAGAAYIQALDAMDTQVTEANNYYSRDNYKDDKFAKGKAMHAPLVASFEAFQKASSAFSDQLDVENDKVLAAKLADVEKTEGKQYTYYRMALMARAKALVNLLGEEKFDVAMAETRLSAYEALADESLAYAKAHKDGRDIHWSFFESSTEQFRQTAKERFRRVRDKVPYNEGDRMIMQTGSGWMVEGSPQKLLKTYNELVDKSNDF, from the coding sequence ATGACCTCTTTCGCTTGCGCCACCCGTGCGCTGTTGGCAGCACCGCTGCTGCTGGCTTTGCTTGCCTGCAACTCAAAATCTGAAGACACCGCCAAGGCCCCTGTGGCGCCCAGCATCGCCGTCAACGAAGCGCCAGCCAGCGGCAAACCCGCCGCTGCAACGCCCCCCGCCAAGGCCCCTGTGGAGGAACCCAGCGCCGCCGCCAAGCTGCAGGACTACATCGGCTGCTACAACAGGCTGGATGGCAGAGCCCACAAGTCCATCGAGCGCTACGCCACCTGGGTGAAAAACATGAAGACCGGCCCCACAGGCCGCGAAAGCGTGGTGTACGGCCTGTACGAAACCGACCCCGAAAGCACTGCAAAGTGCAAAACCAGCTTTGCCACGTCCGCCGCGCAAAAGCCCGCCATGCCCGCGCTGGATGCAGCGGGCGCCGCCTACATTCAGGCGCTTGACGCCATGGACACCCAGGTGACCGAGGCCAACAACTACTACAGCCGCGACAACTACAAAGACGACAAGTTCGCCAAAGGCAAGGCCATGCATGCCCCGCTGGTGGCCAGCTTTGAGGCGTTCCAAAAAGCCAGCAGCGCTTTCTCTGACCAGTTGGATGTAGAAAACGACAAGGTGCTGGCAGCCAAACTGGCCGACGTGGAAAAGACCGAAGGCAAGCAGTACACCTACTACCGCATGGCCCTGATGGCGCGCGCCAAGGCCCTGGTCAACTTGCTGGGCGAAGAGAAGTTTGATGTGGCCATGGCCGAGACACGCCTGTCAGCCTATGAAGCCCTTGCCGACGAATCGTTGGCATATGCCAAAGCGCACAAAGACGGCCGCGATATCCACTGGAGCTTTTTCGAGAGCAGCACCGAGCAATTCCGCCAGACAGCCAAAGAGCGCTTTCGCCGCGTGCGCGACAAAGTGCCCTACAACGAGGGGGACCGCATGATCATGCAAACAGGCTCTGGCTGGATGGTGGAAGGCAGCCCCCAAAAGTTGCTGAAGACCTACAACGAGCTGGTCGACAAAAGCAACGATTTCTAA
- the serB gene encoding phosphoserine phosphatase SerB, with protein sequence MKNTTEFAPGLVVQGIDPLLSLSSYKLIAFDMDSTLINIECVDEIADAAGRKAEVAAITEAAMQGLITDYKESLRQRVALLKGVTVQHMEQVFAERLRFNPGAQELITAAKAAGLTTLLVSGGFTFFADRVKAGLGIDFARANMLEVDNGLLTGRMVDQPWGDICDGAEKRRTLLELASLMGISPSQAIAVGDGANDLPMMGVAGLSVAYHAKPAVRAQAKVAINQGGLDRLLEVFSR encoded by the coding sequence ATGAAAAACACCACCGAATTCGCCCCCGGCCTTGTTGTCCAGGGCATTGACCCGCTCCTGTCCCTGTCCAGCTACAAGCTGATCGCGTTCGACATGGACTCCACCCTCATCAACATCGAGTGCGTGGACGAGATCGCCGACGCAGCAGGCCGCAAGGCCGAAGTGGCGGCCATCACCGAAGCGGCCATGCAAGGCCTGATCACCGATTACAAGGAAAGCCTGCGCCAGCGCGTAGCCCTGCTCAAAGGCGTGACGGTGCAACACATGGAGCAGGTGTTCGCAGAGCGCCTGCGCTTTAACCCAGGCGCCCAAGAACTCATCACCGCCGCCAAGGCCGCTGGCCTGACCACGCTGCTGGTCTCGGGTGGTTTCACCTTCTTTGCCGACCGAGTGAAGGCAGGGCTGGGTATCGACTTTGCCCGCGCCAACATGCTGGAGGTGGACAACGGCTTGCTCACCGGCCGCATGGTGGACCAGCCCTGGGGCGACATCTGCGACGGTGCCGAAAAGCGCCGCACCTTGCTGGAGCTGGCCTCGCTCATGGGCATCTCGCCATCGCAGGCGATTGCGGTGGGCGATGGAGCCAACGACCTGCCCATGATGGGCGTTGCGGGCCTGTCTGTGGCCTACCACGCCAAGCCCGCCGTGCGCGCACAGGCCAAAGTGGCCATCAACCAAGGCGGCCTGGACAGGTTGCTGGAAGTCTTCAGCCGCTAA
- a CDS encoding carboxymuconolactone decarboxylase family protein: MSPHTNPRYLQGLAKLREIDGQAGEHVVASLADIAPDFARYLIEFPFGDIYSRPGLDLRSREIAVVAALTALGNATPQLKVHLQAALNVGVTREEIVEVLMQMAVYAGFPAALNGLAAAREVFAGAEASAAAA, encoded by the coding sequence ATGTCTCCACACACCAACCCCCGCTACCTCCAGGGCCTCGCCAAGCTGCGCGAAATCGACGGCCAAGCCGGTGAGCACGTCGTGGCAAGCCTCGCCGACATTGCGCCAGACTTCGCCCGCTATCTGATCGAGTTCCCGTTTGGCGACATTTATTCGCGCCCCGGCCTGGACCTGCGCAGCCGCGAGATCGCCGTGGTGGCCGCGCTCACGGCACTAGGCAACGCCACACCCCAACTCAAAGTGCATTTGCAGGCAGCACTGAACGTCGGCGTCACCCGCGAAGAGATTGTCGAAGTCCTCATGCAGATGGCCGTCTACGCGGGCTTTCCGGCCGCGCTGAACGGGCTGGCCGCAGCGCGTGAAGTGTTTGCGGGGGCGGAGGCCAGCGCAGCTGCCGCATAA
- a CDS encoding MerR family transcriptional regulator gives MASLLTITDVAQRTGLSVHTLRYYERAGLIAPVARAPGGQRRYAASDMEWIGFLLRLRETRMPIGQMQAFARLRSEGNATASQRRELLEQHLAQVLATITAMQQAAQVLQDKIGHYQGLEASLRHTPSSTRQGSPHVSTHQPPLPPGPRQAARNRRPSR, from the coding sequence ATGGCATCCCTCCTCACCATTACCGACGTCGCTCAACGCACTGGCTTGTCCGTCCACACGCTGCGCTACTACGAGCGCGCGGGCTTGATTGCCCCCGTGGCACGTGCGCCCGGCGGCCAGCGGCGCTATGCGGCGTCGGACATGGAATGGATCGGATTCCTGCTGCGCCTGCGCGAGACCCGCATGCCCATCGGGCAGATGCAGGCCTTCGCACGGCTGCGCAGCGAGGGGAATGCAACCGCCTCGCAGCGGCGCGAACTGCTGGAGCAGCATCTTGCGCAGGTGCTGGCAACGATCACTGCGATGCAGCAAGCCGCGCAGGTGCTGCAAGACAAGATCGGGCACTACCAGGGCCTGGAAGCTTCCCTTCGCCACACACCATCGTCCACCCGCCAAGGAAGCCCCCATGTCTCCACACACCAACCCCCGCTACCTCCAGGGCCTCGCCAAGCTGCGCGAAATCGACGGCCAAGCCGGTGA
- a CDS encoding tripartite tricarboxylate transporter substrate binding protein, with the protein MPFLRLIPALACTLVALCSGATASAQGNYPDRPVKVIVALPAGGSADMIARVVTQKMAAELGQAFVVDNKAGASGQIGTPLVSRAAPDGYTLMVSPASFLTTNKSIFKTLPYDPEADFVPITKFVNQPMVLVVKDKQKFPTVAAVIAAAKAAPGKLTYASSGDGSPQHLAGLMFTTRTQTDLLHVPYKGGAPAINDALAGTVDMLFAVLPEALPHIQSGKLHALGLMAAQRTGTLAQTPTMAEAGAPEMNLSAWVGLLAPAKTPQPIIDKLQRAAHAALADPDTRAKLAASGMEVAPGTSQQLKDAIAQEIKVHAELVKAAGLVPQ; encoded by the coding sequence ATGCCCTTTCTGCGTCTTATCCCGGCCCTGGCCTGCACCTTGGTGGCACTGTGCTCGGGAGCCACTGCCTCGGCCCAAGGCAACTACCCCGATCGCCCCGTCAAAGTCATCGTGGCCCTGCCAGCAGGCGGCAGTGCCGACATGATTGCGCGCGTGGTCACACAGAAGATGGCGGCCGAACTGGGCCAGGCCTTTGTGGTGGACAACAAGGCGGGGGCCTCAGGCCAGATCGGTACGCCGCTCGTATCGCGCGCGGCGCCGGACGGCTACACGCTCATGGTCTCGCCCGCGTCGTTCCTCACCACGAACAAGAGCATCTTCAAGACCCTGCCCTACGACCCCGAGGCCGACTTCGTGCCCATCACCAAGTTCGTGAACCAGCCCATGGTACTGGTGGTCAAGGACAAGCAGAAGTTTCCCACCGTGGCCGCCGTGATCGCCGCCGCCAAGGCGGCACCGGGCAAGCTGACCTATGCCTCATCAGGCGACGGCAGCCCGCAACACCTGGCGGGGCTGATGTTCACCACCCGCACCCAGACCGATCTGCTGCACGTGCCCTACAAGGGTGGCGCCCCGGCCATCAACGACGCCCTGGCGGGCACGGTGGACATGCTGTTTGCCGTGCTGCCCGAGGCGCTGCCGCACATCCAGTCGGGCAAGCTGCACGCGCTGGGGCTGATGGCCGCGCAACGCACCGGCACCCTGGCGCAAACGCCCACCATGGCCGAAGCGGGTGCGCCAGAGATGAACCTCTCCGCCTGGGTGGGCCTGCTCGCCCCGGCCAAGACGCCCCAGCCCATCATCGACAAGTTGCAGCGCGCAGCGCACGCCGCCCTGGCCGACCCGGACACCCGGGCGAAGCTCGCCGCCAGCGGCATGGAGGTGGCGCCAGGCACCAGCCAGCAGCTCAAGGACGCCATCGCGCAGGAGATCAAGGTCCACGCCGAGCTGGTGAAGGCGGCGGGGCTGGTGCCGCAGTAA